A single window of Hylaeus volcanicus isolate JK05 chromosome 8, UHH_iyHylVolc1.0_haploid, whole genome shotgun sequence DNA harbors:
- the LOC128881087 gene encoding DNA-binding protein Ets97D translates to MDLGGRRKSSDKSFDTDDDSDYAMIKRIKMEPDGMLSQEDDIMAQLQQESSDLEVEPSFALEGTTNGEDCNEGVLMQHMDIREPLSTLRNLLEQRLGVELTDYSFWLQDAQMLESHKNLVDQCVQGEGLVQVNVQIKATQRRINIVDVLKPAEDYIEVAENTSTQTNEDNKRNVIRWMVDPQYKKEQERLKIPADPKEWTQTHVKHWLQWAVRQFNLASVRLADWNITGQQLCNLTLEEFQAKVPLDPGEVFWTHLELLRKCKFVAVVQKDPPASPTENNVDKTNKVRNQKATKTRPVVNQQARVVSVPLENIDTTPITIATSSRTVNSGQIQLWQFLLDLLTDREHRGAIQWVGAEGEFKLNQPEAVAQLWGARKNKPSMNYEKLSRALRYYYDGDMISKVHGKRFVYKFVCDLKQVLGYSAAELSRLVEEGRTYF, encoded by the exons ATGGATCTGGGAGGCAGACGGAAAAGTTCAGACAAAAG TTTTGACACAGATGATGATTCTGATTATGCTATGATAAAACGCATTAAAATGGAACCCGATGGAATGCTGTCACAAGAAGATGACATAATGGCTCAGCTGCAACAAGAGAGTTCGGATCTAGAAGTAGAGCCAAGTTTTGCATTGGAAGGTACCACGAATGGAGAGGATTGCAACGAGGGTGTTCTAATGCAACATATGGATATACGAGAGCCTCTGTCTAccttaagaaatttattagagCAAAGACTTGGAGTTGAATTAACAGATTATTCCTTTTGGCTACAAGATGCACAGATG TTAGAAAGTCACAAAAATTTGGTCGACCAGTGTGTACAAGGAGAGGGCCTGGTTCAAGtgaatgttcaaataaaagcAACACAAAGACGTATTAATATAGTGGATGTTCTAAAACCTGCAGAAGATTACATAGAAGTGGCAGAAAACA cATCTACACAAACTAATGAAGACAATAAACGAAATGTTATAAGGTGGATGGTTGATCCACAGTATAAAAAGGAACAG GAAAGGTTAAAAATTCCAGCTGATCCTAAGGAATGGACACAGACCCATGTAAAACATTGGCTTCAATGGGCTGTTAGACAATTCAACTTGGCGTCTGTAAGATTAGCCGACTGGAACATCACCGGTCAACAATTGTGTAATCTCACCCTTGAAGAATTTCAGGCTAAAGTGCCTCTTGATCCAGGAGAGGTGTTTTGGACTCATTTAGAATTActtcgaaaatgtaaattcgTTG CCGTTGTACAAAAAGATCCTCCAGCATCACCTACTGAGAACAACGTAGACAAGACCAACAAAGTTCGAAATCAAAAAGCTACGAAAACAAGACCAGTAGTGAATCAACAAGCACGAGTAGTCAGCGTTCCTCTCGAAAACATTGACACCACACCGATCACGATAGCGACTTCCAGCCGTACGGTTAACAGCGGTCAAATACAATTGTGGCAATTTTTGTTAGACTTGTTAACCGACCGTGAGCACAGAGGTGCTATTCAGTGGGTGGGAGCAGAGGGagaattcaaattgaatcaaCCGGAGGCGGTTGCGCAACTTTGGGGAGCCCGTAAAAACAAACCGTCGATGAATTACGAAAAATTGAGTCGCGCGTTGCGTTATTATTACGACGGAGATATGATCTCCAAGGTACATGGGAAacgatttgtttataaattcgtATGTGATCTTAAACAGGTTCTGGGTTATTCGGCCGCTGAATTGAGTCGACTGGTGGAAGAGGGTAGAACGTACTTTTGA